One window from the genome of Pseudoalteromonas sp. '520P1 No. 423' encodes:
- a CDS encoding nuclease domain-containing protein, with protein MAKTTVPLHFALEKIYKILNQLIKISNSKINRFENTVQKLNERYESFSQERLIDKNLVRKDLEKLKHSYNLEKLNRSLTQQVKALDTDIHKLEELPIWYIKFGGLTRNGDSNFVGIKTQFSDQWFEGLKNVQNVFLKFQDECHKDLFKKDFEYEVEAEISCLSGNLDYGTAWYTYKLHKITNVKIIGGKGIQDLQVKFMRERDKALSLKAEGWVKRLTPKELTEQQREKVSVQNQINFYQNSYEKAIHVSGLLSPKLTKYKSLLADLKQMGVKPLSTFPNSMTFVQNPDYQAIHSGYKKVRVFANLSDDDLLLSLEKIEEIGLINMPLLYERWCLLQIIKVLVHNYNYVPTEDWKRKLLRIVETGKHNKSIEFVNNDLKRNIKIWYEPTLENGRTPDFVLDVFFQQKQGNQYTKRLVMDAKFYSDDLLRRIGGISKVITELYHTKGYSEGERNAVFMLHPAKNSIPEKVSPQAWGSNTYLGELKMFEWDQPMRSDKFHQYGAVCANPVLRLSYLDELQRLLGMFLQYGIEDNNLQGRPDDVESINFCIACGSHDLKHVPKSNSNPRSSWYECNNCKHFATYNHCHRCDTRLIKNGDYWSYHSQMPMEPLNIKCPKCESLV; from the coding sequence GTGGCCAAAACTACTGTACCACTGCACTTCGCACTAGAAAAGATTTATAAGATATTAAACCAGTTAATAAAAATCTCAAATAGTAAAATAAATCGATTTGAGAATACAGTTCAAAAACTGAATGAACGTTATGAGTCTTTTAGTCAAGAGCGGTTGATTGATAAAAACTTAGTTCGTAAGGATCTAGAAAAACTTAAGCATTCATATAATTTAGAAAAATTGAATCGGTCATTAACACAGCAGGTTAAAGCTTTAGATACGGATATACATAAGCTTGAAGAATTACCAATATGGTATATTAAATTTGGTGGGCTAACTCGCAATGGTGATTCTAATTTTGTAGGGATAAAAACACAATTTTCGGATCAATGGTTTGAAGGACTGAAAAATGTTCAAAATGTATTCCTTAAGTTTCAAGATGAATGCCATAAAGACTTATTTAAAAAAGACTTTGAATATGAAGTTGAAGCTGAAATTAGCTGTTTATCAGGAAATCTTGATTATGGCACCGCTTGGTATACGTATAAGTTGCACAAAATAACAAATGTTAAAATTATTGGTGGTAAAGGGATTCAAGACTTACAAGTTAAGTTTATGCGAGAAAGAGATAAAGCATTGTCACTTAAAGCAGAAGGTTGGGTTAAGAGGTTAACACCTAAAGAATTAACTGAGCAGCAACGAGAAAAAGTTTCAGTACAAAATCAAATTAATTTTTATCAAAATAGTTATGAAAAAGCGATACATGTTTCTGGTTTATTATCACCAAAGCTTACAAAGTATAAATCTCTTCTGGCAGACCTAAAACAAATGGGCGTTAAGCCATTGTCTACTTTCCCTAACTCTATGACTTTTGTTCAAAACCCCGATTATCAAGCTATCCACTCGGGATATAAAAAAGTACGTGTATTTGCAAATCTTAGTGACGATGACCTTTTATTATCTTTAGAAAAGATAGAGGAGATCGGTTTGATTAATATGCCACTTTTGTATGAGCGTTGGTGTTTATTGCAAATTATCAAAGTGCTAGTACATAATTATAATTATGTCCCAACCGAAGATTGGAAACGTAAGCTTTTAAGAATTGTCGAGACTGGTAAACACAACAAAAGCATAGAATTTGTAAATAATGATCTAAAACGAAATATTAAAATTTGGTATGAGCCAACTCTTGAAAATGGTCGTACGCCAGACTTTGTTTTAGATGTATTTTTTCAACAAAAACAAGGGAATCAATATACAAAACGACTAGTAATGGATGCTAAATTTTATTCTGATGATCTATTAAGGAGAATTGGTGGGATTTCTAAAGTTATTACTGAGCTCTATCATACTAAAGGTTATAGTGAAGGAGAGAGAAATGCTGTATTTATGTTACATCCAGCAAAGAATTCAATTCCTGAGAAAGTATCACCTCAAGCTTGGGGGAGCAATACGTATCTTGGTGAGCTGAAAATGTTTGAGTGGGATCAACCAATGAGAAGTGATAAGTTTCACCAGTATGGTGCTGTATGCGCGAATCCAGTACTAAGACTTAGTTATTTAGATGAACTTCAGCGATTACTTGGAATGTTTTTACAATATGGAATAGAGGATAATAACTTACAGGGTAGGCCTGATGATGTTGAGTCAATAAACTTTTGTATAGCCTGCGGATCTCATGACCTTAAACATGTCCCTAAAAGTAATAGTAACCCAAGATCTAGTTGGTATGAATGTAATAACTGCAAGCACTTTGCAACCTACAACCACTGTCATCGATGTGATACTCGATTGATAAAAAACGGTGATTATTGGTCTTATCATTCACAGATGCCAATGGAACCATTAAATATAAAATGTCCCAAATGCGAAAGCTTAGTTTAG
- a CDS encoding helix-turn-helix domain-containing protein: MAKRVIPTKAPNLDLPVNMIRLGELVRSKRTSLDLTIENAASLCGVSKQALSNIELGFESVKMETMFKVIKQLGISLWFENKKKEADDDWF; the protein is encoded by the coding sequence ATGGCAAAAAGAGTTATACCAACAAAAGCTCCAAATTTAGACCTTCCAGTAAACATGATACGACTAGGGGAACTTGTGCGCTCTAAAAGAACCTCTCTCGACTTAACAATTGAGAATGCAGCAAGTCTTTGTGGGGTATCTAAGCAAGCTCTTAGCAATATTGAGTTAGGCTTTGAATCAGTAAAGATGGAAACTATGTTCAAAGTCATTAAACAATTAGGTATATCACTATGGTTTGAAAATAAAAAGAAGGAGGCAGACGATGACTGGTTCTAA
- a CDS encoding NYN domain-containing protein, protein MIKRITSLIRQIIKQWFPQLQLTLVLDDRENLVKHLNTNQSGLGYLLNRRNDLFNSWIKEQVTGQHEHIIFGDKQVLSKLGLDNIHLEAQVHTVGKLGKNGADLELVSFLFDELLFKVRITNVVIISADSDFSIVPQRLRTHGITSQLISPTANAKTLKEVFCSEISIEPFIQNLNSLYTDKFIFDEHTKAILKFSIFQYVNKDKKVNLATVGAILIKYFDIKSKGYFGLGALKPLLLVLAEDKGIAIEGDYLVFTQDKLLRLA, encoded by the coding sequence ATGATTAAAAGAATTACTTCCTTGATTCGTCAAATTATTAAACAATGGTTTCCTCAGCTTCAATTAACATTAGTCTTAGACGATCGAGAGAATTTGGTAAAACACTTGAACACCAATCAAAGTGGGTTAGGTTATCTGTTAAACCGACGAAACGACCTGTTTAATAGTTGGATAAAAGAACAAGTTACTGGACAACATGAGCATATAATTTTTGGCGATAAACAAGTTCTATCAAAGTTAGGATTAGACAATATTCATTTAGAGGCGCAAGTTCATACAGTAGGAAAACTAGGAAAAAATGGAGCAGATCTTGAGTTGGTGTCATTTCTTTTTGATGAGTTGCTATTCAAAGTACGTATTACAAATGTCGTTATAATTAGTGCTGATTCTGACTTTTCTATTGTTCCACAACGTTTACGAACCCATGGTATAACGAGTCAGCTTATTTCACCTACTGCTAATGCGAAAACTTTGAAAGAGGTTTTTTGCTCTGAAATATCTATTGAACCTTTTATCCAAAATTTGAACTCACTCTATACGGATAAATTTATTTTTGATGAACATACTAAAGCTATATTAAAATTTTCTATTTTTCAGTATGTTAATAAAGATAAAAAGGTTAATCTAGCGACTGTTGGTGCAATTTTAATTAAGTACTTCGATATAAAAAGTAAGGGCTATTTTGGTTTGGGTGCTCTTAAACCTTTATTACTTGTTTTAGCTGAAGACAAAGGTATTGCTATAGAAGGAGATTATTTGGTCTTTACTCAAGATAAATTACTAAGGCTTGCATAA